The following are from one region of the Vitis riparia cultivar Riparia Gloire de Montpellier isolate 1030 chromosome 14, EGFV_Vit.rip_1.0, whole genome shotgun sequence genome:
- the LOC117931131 gene encoding receptor-like protein EIX1 encodes MANTSASVQLLFLVIMSSGFVFHVTLQPGSCQGDHHGGCIETEKVALLKFKQGLTDPSHRLSSWVGEDCCKWRGVVCNNRSGHVIKLNLRSLDDDGTSGKLGGEISLSLLDLKYLNHLDLSMNNFEGTRIPKFIGSLERLRYLNLSGASFSGPIPPQLGNLSRLIYLDLREYFDFNTYPDESSQNDLQWISGLSSLRHLNLEGINLSRASAYWLQAVSKLPSLSELHLSSCGLSVLPRSLPSSSLSSLSILVLSNNGFNSTIPHWLFRMRNLVYLDLSSNNLRGSILEAFANRTSLERIRQMGSLCNLKTLILSENNFNGEITELSDVFSGCNNSSLEKLDLGFNDLGGFLPNSLGNMYNLLSLLLRENLFLGSIPDSIGNLSNLKELYLSNNQMNGTIPETLGQLTELVAIDVSENSWEGVLTEAHLSNLTNLKDLSITKYSLSPDLKLVINISSDWIPPFKLQYIKLRSCQVGPKFPVWLRNQNELNTLILRNARISDTIPEWFWKLDLQLVELDLGYNQLSGRIPNSLKFAPQSTVYLNWNHFNGSLPLWSYNVSSLFLSNNSFSGPIPRDIGERMPMLTELDLSHNSLNGTIPSSMGKLNGLMTLDISNNRLCGEIPAFPNLVYYVDLSNNNLSGKLPSSLGSLTFLIFLMLSNNRLSGELPSALRNCTNINTLDLGGNRFSGNIPEWIGQTMPRLLILRLRSNLLNGSIPLQLCTLSSLHILDLAQNNLSGYIPFCVGNLSAMASEIDSERYEGQLMVLTKGREDQYKSILYLVNSIDLSNNSLSGDVPGGLTNLSRLGTLNLSMNHLTGKIPDNIGSLQRLETLDLSRNQLSGPIPPGIASLTLLNHLNLSYNNLSGRIPTGNQLQTLDDPSIYRDNPALCGRPITAKCPGDDGTPNPPSGEGDDDDEDGAEVEKKWFYMSMGTGFVVGFWGVCGTLVVKKSWRHAYFKLVYDIKEWLLLVIQLNVARLQKKLDLGRSQHRT; translated from the coding sequence ATGGCTAATACCAGTGCCTCTGTTCAACTTCTTTTTCTTGTCATTATGTCCTCGGGTTTTGTTTTCCATGTAACTCTTCAACCAGGCTCCTGCCAGGGTGATCACCATGGAGGCTGCATTGAAACTGAGAAGGTAGCTCTTCTCAAGTTCAAACAAGGCCTTACAGATCCTTCTCATCGGCTCTCATCTTGGGTAGGGGAAGACTGCTGCAAATGGAGAGGCGTCGTCTGCAACAACAGGAGTGGACATGTCATCAAACTCAATCTGCGTAGTCTTGATGATGATGGAACATCTGGCAAGTTGGGTGGTGAGATCAGTCTTTCTttgcttgatttgaaatatttgaatcaCTTAGACCTCAGCATGAATAATTTTGAAGGGACTCGAATCCCAAAGTTCATTGGTTCACTGGAAAGGCTGAGATATCTCAATCTCTCCGGTGCCTCCTTCAGTGGACCAATTCCTCCACAACTTGGAAATCTTTCCAGGTTAATCTACCTTGACCTCAGGGAATACTTTGATTTCAACACATACCCTGATGAGTCAAGCCAGAATGATCTTCAATGGATATCGGGTCTTTCTTCTTTAAGACACCTTAATTTAGAAGGAATCAATCTAAGTAGAGCTTCTGCTTATTGGCTTCAAGCTGTTAGCAAGCTTCCTTCTCTTTCGGAGTTGCATCTATCTAGTTGTGGACTTTCCGTCCTCCCTCGTTCTCTCCCATCTTCCAGTCTTTCATCCCTTTCAATACTTGTTCTCTCCAACAATGGATTCAATTCCACGATACCCCACTGGTTATTCCGGATGAGAAATCTTGTGTATCTTGATCTCAGCTCCAACAATCTTCGAGGGTCAATTTTAGAAGCATTTGCAAACAGGACTTCTCTTGAAAGAATAAGACAGATGGGTAGTCTCTGCAACTTGAAAACACTGATCCTTTCTGAGAACAATTTCAATGGGGAAATAACTGAACTGAGTGACGTTTTTTCTGGGTGCAACAACAGTAGCTTGGAGAAGCTGGATCTGGGATTCAATGATCTGGGTGGTTTTCTTCCTAATTCACTAGGAAACATGTACAACTTGCTGTCTCTTCTGCTCCGGGAGAATTTATTTCTAGGCTCAATTCCGGATTCAATAGGAAATTTGTCTAATTTGAAAGAGCTGTACCTCTCCAACAATCAAATGAATGGGACCATTCCAGAAACTCTTGGGCAACTAACAGAGTTGGTTGCCATAGATGTCTCTGAGAATTCATGGGAAGGTGTCCTAACAGAAGCCCATTTGTCAAATCTCACAAACTTAAAGGACTTGTCCATCACTAAATATTCATTGTCTCCAGACCTAAAATTGGTTATCAATATCAGTTCTGACTGGATTCCTCCTTTTAAGCTCCAATACATCAAGTTGAGATCATGCCAAGTGGGTCCTAAGTTTCCAGTTTGGCTTAGAAATCAAAATGAGCTTAACACTCTAATACTCAGGAATGCTCGAATTTCAGACACCATACCAGAGTGGTTTTGGAAGTTAGACTTGCAGTTGGTTGAACTGGACTTGGGCTATAATCAATTAAGTGGCAGAATTCCAAACTCATTAAAGTTTGCTCCCCAATCCACCGTTTATTTGAACTGGAACCATTTTAATGGTTCTCTGCCACTTTGGTCATATAACGTGAGTTCTCTATTTTTGAGTAATAATTCATTTTCTGGACCGATTCCTCGGGATATTGGGGAAAGAATGCCCATGCTGACGGAGTTAGATCTCTCTCATAACTCTCTAAATGGCACCATTCCCTCGTCCATGGGTAAACTGAATGGTTTAATGACTCTGGATATCTCAAACAATCGTTTGTGTGGAGAAATTCCCGCATTTCCTAATCTAGTGTATTATGTAGACTTGTCAAACAACAACTTATCTGGTAAGCTGCCAAGTTCTCTGGGTTCTCTAAcgtttcttatatttttaatgctGAGCAACAATCGTCTTTCCGGGGAACTTCCTTCTGCCTTGCGGAATTGCACAAACATCAATACTCTTGATCTAGGAGGCAACAGATTTTCAGGAAATATTCCAGAATGGATTGGACAAACGATGCCAAGGCTATTGATTCTACGCCTGCGTTCAAATTTGCTTAATGGAAGCATTCCGTTGCAATTGTGCACTCTTTCTTCTCTTCATATATTGGATCTTGCACAAAATAATCTGTCAGGATATATTCCCTTTTGTGTGGGGAATTTGAGTGCTATGGCATCTGAAATTGACTCTGAGAGATATGAGGGACAATTGATGGTGTTGACGAAAGGAAGGGAAGATCAATATAAAAGTATCCTCTATCTTGTGAATAGCATAGACCTATCGAACAATAGCCTCTCTGGAGATGTGCCTGGAGGGCTAACAAATCTTTCAAGGTTGGGCACTTTGAACTTGTCTATGAACCATTTGACAGGAAAAATACCAGACAACATTGGGAGCTTACAACGCTTGGAAACTCTGGACCTGTCAAGAAACCAACTTTCTGGTCCAATTCCACCAGGTATAGCTTCTTTGACTCTCTTGAATCACTTGAACCTGTCCTATAACAACCTGTCAGGTAGAATTCCAACAGGCAACCAGCTGCAAACCCTGGATGACCCATCAATATACAGGGACAACCCTGCACTATGTGGGCGTCCAATAACAGCTAAGTGCCCTGGTGATGATGGAACCCCTAACCCTCCCAGTGGAGAAGGTGATGATGACGATGAAGATGGAGCTGAGGTTGAAAAGAAGTGGTTCTACATGAGCATGGGAACAGGATTTGTGGTGGGGTTTTGGGGAGTTTGTGGCACCTTAGTAGTAAAGAAGTCATGGAGACATGCCTATTTTAAGCTTGTCTATGACATCAAAGAGTGGCTGCTTCTGGTTATCCAACTGAATGTAGCCCGTCTCCAAAAGAAACTGGATTTGGGAAGAAGCCAGCATCGTACTTGA